The following are from one region of the Centroberyx gerrardi isolate f3 chromosome 16, fCenGer3.hap1.cur.20231027, whole genome shotgun sequence genome:
- the LOC139932618 gene encoding LOW QUALITY PROTEIN: protein NLRC3-like (The sequence of the model RefSeq protein was modified relative to this genomic sequence to represent the inferred CDS: substituted 2 bases at 2 genomic stop codons), giving the protein MTTLKEKLLKTLEHLGEERFNRFKWFLQQDDILEGFPAIPKSRLENANRQDTVDEMVQTYNQHSLEVTKKVLMKINRNDLEQGLSNSSSGPKVDVSDVGETSENRGASSSQPQSAPLPHLPTDSSQTEDLLVRTPESQRLVTWYQQKLQSNLQDKVECAQEGWLERKDKKLLDDIYTELYITDGGDIHINKQHEVRKIEMASRKSVETEKPIKPCDIFKHPSGKHTSIRTVLTNGIAGIGKTFLVHKFILDWSEGRTNQDVHLIFPFTFRQLNLLKGKRFLFAELIHKCIWETKDIKVEALNDIFTKLQTSGNKNYDKSNFKLLFVLDGLDENHLQLDFTANEECSIDVTKSTRVEVLLTNLIEGKLLPSARLWITTRPAAANQIPGGFVDMVTEVRGFTDPQKEEYFRKRFSDQELAKRIISHIKTSRSLHIMCHIPVFCWITATVLEHVLRTDETGDLPKTLTEMYTEFLVFQIDQTKKKYGTENSIQYIQSLAQLAFHQLEKGNLIFYEKDLKESGINFNEASVYSGVFTQIFKEERGRKDNDNDKMFSFVHLSIQEFLAAVHVVLSLINSNKNVMAKPQLTSQSLWGFSKTFATKVHRIAIDKALQSPNGHLDLFLRFLLGLSLQTNQTVLRGLLTQTGSSSQTDQNTIQYIKEKIRENPSLERSINLFHCLNELNDHSLLEEIQQYLRSGSLSTVSLSPAQWSALVFMLLSSEEELDVFDLKKYSASEEALLRLLPVVKASNKALLSDCQLSKRSCEALASVLNSQSSSLRELDLSNNDLQDSGVKLLSAGLGSPHCRLETLRLSVCELSQSSSLRELDLSNNDLQDSGVKLLSAGLEDPHWRLDTLSVDHGGVQWLKPGVRKYACELTLDPNTANRNLFLSEDNRKVTEVEEEQPYPDHPERFDFWDQLLCRNGLTGRCYWEVKXEGRVSIGVTYRGIRRRGDSGDCWLGGDEKSWSLFGSGYGYSAFHNNRRTVIRSSPSSVSNRVAVYLDWPAGSLSFYRVSSDTLIHIHTFHSTFSEPLYPGFGFGVKFGASVSLCQIXEGERNTHTAD; this is encoded by the exons ATGACGACACTTAAAGAGAAGCTCTTGAAAACACTGGAGCATTTGGGAGAAGAAAGGTTCAACAGGTTCAAGTGGTTCCTGCAGCAAGATGACATCCTGGAAGGTTTCCCAGCCATCCCAAAGAGCCGACTGGAGAATGCAAACAGGCAGGACACAGTGGATGAGATGGTGCAGACCTACAACCAACACTCTCTGGAGGTGACCAAGAAGGTTTTAATGAAGATCAACAGGAATGATCTAGAGCAGGGTTTGTCAAACAGCAGCTCAGGACCCAAAG tggatGTCAGTGATGTTGGGGAGACTTCAGAGAACAGAGGAGCTTCCTCCAGTCAACCAcagtctgctcctcttcctcaccttcccACTGACAGCAGTCAGACTGAAG ATTTGCTGGTGAGAACACCAGAGTCTCAACGACTCGTCACATGGTACCAACAAAAGCTCCAATCTAACCTCCAGGACAAGGTTGAGTGTGCACAAGAAGGATGGTTAGAGAGGAAGGATAAGAAACTTCTGGATGATATCTACACAGAGCTCTACATCACAGATGGGGGTGACATACACATCAACAAGCAGCATGAGGTCAGGAAGATTGAGATGGCATCACGAAAGTCAGTGGAAACAGAAAAACCAATCAAACCCTGCGACATCTTCAAACACCCTTctggaaaacacacatccaTAAGAACAGTGCTGACCAATGGGATTGCAGGAATCGGCAAAACGTTCCTTGTGCACAAGTTCATCCTGGACTGGAGTGAAGGAAGAACCAATCAAGATGTGCATCTCATATTCCCCTTCACCTTCCGCCAGCTGAATTTACTGAAGGGAAAAAGGTTTCTTTTTGCAGAACTAATTCACAAATGTATCTGGGAAACCAAAGACATCAAGGTGGAGGCTCTTAATGACATCTTCACAAAACTACAGACGTCAGGAAACAAAAACTATGACAAGAGTAATTTCAAACTCCTGTTTGTGTTGGATGGTCTGGACGAAAACCACCTTCAACTAGACTTCACTGCCAATGAAGAATGCTCTATTGATGTGACAAAGTCAACCAGAGTAGAAGtactgctgacaaacctcatcgaggggaaactgcttccctctgctcgcctctggataaccacacgacctgcagcagccaatcagatccctggaggctttgttgacatggtgacagaggtgagaggcttcactgacccacagaaggaggagtacttcaggaagagattcagtgATCAGGAGCTGGCCAAAAGAATCATCTCTCACATCAAGACATCACggagcctccacatcatgtgccacatcccagtcttctgttggatcactgctacagttctggagcatGTGTTGAGAACAGATGAGAcaggagacctgcccaagaccctgactgagatgtacacaGAATTCCTGGTGTTTCAGATCGATCAGACGAAAAAGAAGTATGGCACAGAAAACAGCATTCAGTACATTCAGTCACTTGCACAACTGGCTTTTCatcagctggagaaaggcaacctgatcttctatgagaAAGACCTAAAAGAGAGTGGCATTAATTTCAATgaagcctcagtgtactcaggagtgttcacacagatatTTAAAGAAGAGCGTGGGCGGAAGGACAACGACAACGACAAGATGTTcagctttgtccatctgagcattcaggagtttctagCTGCTGTTCATGTGGTTCTGTCACTCATTAACAGCAACAAGAATGTAATGGCCAAGCCACAACTGACTTCACAAAGTCTGTGGGGTTTCAGCAAAACATTTGCAACAAAAGTCCACAGGATTGCTATtgacaaggccttacagagtccaaacggacacctggacttgttcctccgcttcctcctgggcctttcactgcagaccaatcagactgtcctacgaggcctgctgacacagacaggaagtagctcacagaccGATCAGAATACAATCCAGTACATCAAggagaagatcagggagaatccctctctagagagaagcatcaatctgttccactgtctgaatgagctgaatgaccatTCTCTactggaggagatccaacagtacctgagatcaggaagtctctccacagtcagcctctcccctgctcagtggtcggctctggtcttcatgttactgtcatcagaagaagagctggacgtgtttgacctgaagaaatactcagcttcagaggaggctcttctgaggctgctgccagtggtcaaagcctccaataaagCTCT gctgagtgactgtcagctgtcaaagagaagctgtgaagctctggcctcagttctcaactcccagtcctctagtctgagagagctggatctgagtaacaacgacctgcaggattcaggagtgaagctgctctctgctggactggggagtccacactgtagactggaaactctcag GCTGAGTGTCTGTGAGCTGTCCCAGTCCtccagtctgagagagctggacctgagtaacaatgacctgcaggattcaggagtgaagctgctctctgctggactggaggatccacactggagactggacactctcag tgtggaccatggtggagtgcagtggttgaaaccaggtgtgaggaaat atgcctgtgaactcacattggatccaaacacagcaaacagaaacctcttcctgtctgaagacaacagaaaggtgacagaggtggaagaggagcagccatatcctgatcacccagagagatttgacttctgggatcagctgctgtgtagaaatggtctgactggtcgctgttactgggaggtcaaGTAGGAAGGAAGGGTTtctataggagtgacttacagaggaatcagaaggagaggagacagtggtGACTGCTGGCTTGGAGGggatgaaaagtcctggagtctgttcGGCTCTGGTTATGGTTACTCTGCCTTTCACAATAACAGAAGAACAGTCATAcgttcctccccctcctctgtctctaacagagtagcagtgtatctggactggcctgctggctctctgtccttctacagagtttcttccgacacactgatccacatccacaccttccactccacattctctgaaccactctatcctgggtttgggtttggggttaagTTTGGTGCCTCAGTGTCTCTGTGCCAGAtataggagggagagagaaacactcacactgctgactaA